In the genome of Microtus pennsylvanicus isolate mMicPen1 chromosome X, mMicPen1.hap1, whole genome shotgun sequence, the window GTCACCAACATAGATTTCTATAATGTTTCAAATGTTATCAatccttctgtttttaaaatatctttgaatACTACACTACAGACGTTTTTACTGAACATATAAATTGGtcctatttatataaaatttcctgtTTTCCTGCCTCTTGTTTTCAAGTCATCTTATCTGTATCATTTCCATGTATTCTTGCTTGTTGTACATCCCCTACTTAATTTCGGTGGAATTTTAATATGAGAAACGGTCTTACCTGTCCCCCAAACAGTGGCCAACTCATTGTGTTGAAAGAACTCAAGGGTAAGAAAGATAGCTTTCCAATATGCATCCCTAAGCCTGAATCTGATGCCCAGGCTCATATTGGAAGAAGAGACTCGACTCCCATAAAGTATTTTCTTGCCCATACATATGCAACTTTtcccctccatacacacacaaaataaaggttaaaaaaattagAGAACTCAATAAATCAAATTCTAATGTccataattaattcatttttcacAAATGgcctttatttttatgattacaAATGTAATACATGCTTACTGTAGTGAATCTGGAAATCACAGAGaacagtaaaaagaagaaaattaaaaaacacctATAACCCACCACCTGAAGGCAAACACGGTTCATATTATGTTCTAACTACCTACACCTGTTTAGACACCAAGACCCTTAAGAAGAGCGCTGGCCATAAAGCACAACAGCCAAGGGGAGCAAGGGCAATTAAGAACTGAGGGGATCACCCAGAGGTCATAGCTAGAGATTCCACACCAAAGGACAAGGGCCATAAGCAAGAGATCAGAAGCTAACAACACAAGAACAAGTTAGGTACTATAACACTGTAGTGAGATGGTGCTTGGCAAGGGTTTATAGCTCAGTACCTGTCACGTGGCACATTACCAACAACTGTTAGCCATTACTATCACTACTATTAATATTATGGGTCAAAACAAATGGTTCAGGATCGAGACTATAAACAGGGCAAGGGCCCTGGAGACCCATTTAGATACTACGAGTTGGGGCATATAAGGGTGATTCTACTGGTTTGAAAGGGTGGTATAGAAGTGGGTATCTCTCTCTTTATAGGCTCCCTGCCAGGTGGAATGGGACAAGGGTTTCCTCAAGTTTGCCTGATGATGCATGGCAAGACACTCTAAGGTGTTTGGAGGTAGGACATGATTTCTCCTGCCTAGACTTCTCCCTGGACCAAGAATTCAAACTGGCCTCGATGATGATGACGATGCTGATGGGAGTTCAGAACTTCATACACCGTACACTCTTATAGTCCACACTGATTGTCAGGGCAGGTCACAGGCATGTAGGTGAAAGAGAAGGTAAAGGCAACCAAAAAGGAGATAATGCGCCTGGAGGGGAAGGCTGGAAGGTGAAGGCAGCAAGGTTTATGATTAATAGCTGAATGGAATGGGTCCAGGAACCAGTCCTCAAGTTAGCAGCCAAGTCAGAAATCATGTACGACTTCAAGGAGTACTACTTGTTGGTGGGGGGCTTCTGTGCACTCTGTCGAAGGTGGTCATGAAGACTCTCCTTGGGGTCTACATGTTCTTTCAAGTAGTAACAGCGTTTCGAAACATGCTGGTGCTgtgagaaagggggaaaaaagcataaATAAGAACCACAATTCCTTTGACCAAAGGCACTCTATCTGATTACGTTCAGTAAACCAGCAAGTTGAAGAACTGGTTAATTTATCAGATGTGTAAAAAGTGTGGCCAAGTGCTAAGTTGATGAAATTCTCTGGAGACTTGAGTCCATAACACATGTGGCTAGAAGTAGGACCCAGTCCATAAAAGAAGTCTCGCCCTTAAAACTCCACTTGCAGTAAACAGAGAGTTGGGATTGGGCCTACTGAGTTTTCCTACAATCCGAAACCTTCAGTAACCTGAGTCAGACATGGTTCCTGAAAATGGCTAATAAAACCAAAATATCCCTACTCACTGATAAAATTCTACACTGGGCTCTTATGGTCTAGGAACTCAGTGCCTCCTCTAGGCTATTCCTTCATTCAACATGAAAGACTATGGGCTTTAATCCATCATCACTActtccttatttttctaatcAGAAACTGTGAGCATATGTCCCCCTGATTACCTCCTCGGTCTGCTGCTGAGAGCCCAGTTCGTTATCCATGGCCTCCTCATTGTTCCGCTTACAAGCTGTTGGCCCAGCTTGGCTTGAGTTGCCTGAGGATTCCTTCTCTTCAGCCAGCTGGCACTCAGTGTACAGAGACCTATCTATCAGCTCCTTTAGGCTGCCGGCCACCTTCAGGAAGATACGACCCATTTTGGTGGCAATGGCTTCCGAGAGTCCTTCCAGAAACCTGGTCCGTAGAATGGCATCAGACCAAGATAAATGTCGGGCCAGCAGCAGGAAGTCAGTGGCATACTGCCTGACTGACTTCTGGCCCTGCTTGGGATGGCAAAGAACAGCACTTACGATGTCTATCTCGGACAGGGAGTCATATAAGCCCTGTGATCTTCtcaagaaagatttattttcactTGAGAGGGGGTTTCCTACCTCCATCTGCAAGATGGACCACCTTTCTGCTGCCCCCaggtgaagagacaccagaaaCGCCATTTTCTCAGAATCGTCCAAAAACCCCTTCATTTGCTTCTCCTCATCAATCTCCTCTGTGTCTTCCTCCATAGAGGAAGCGGCCCGGGCTGCTTCTTGCTCTTCTAAGAGGTAACAGAGTGCTGGGGTCAGCATACCAAAGGATGGCACTTCTTTGGGTGGTGGCTTCTTCATTTCAGGGtttgtgccagtcatgtgtggtGTGCTCTTTGCCCCAGGGAAAAAGTGAGAGGTAGATGCCTCTCCCAAGTCTGGGGCTTTGTTACTCAGAGTGGGTGTCATTCCAAAGGCAGTCTGTGGTGTGGATATTGTTCCAGGTGCTGGGGTCCTCATGAGTGGTGTAGACATGTCTCCAGAGGTTGGGGCTGTCATTTGTGGCATGGCTATCCCTCCGGACGCTGTGGCCCTCAGTAGTGGTGTGGACATCATTCCTGAAGCTGAGGTTCTCATAAGAGGTGTAGATACTGCTCCAGAGCCCGGGGCTCTCAGTGGAGGATTAGCCATTCCCCCAGAAGCTGAATTTGTTGGCTGTGGCAAGGATGTAGCTCTAGAGCTCACGACTTTGGTTTGTAGAGTTGACATTGTCCCAGAAGGCATGGTTTTCATTAGTGGCATAGACATCTCTCCAGAAGTCATGGGTGACATCAAAGGCATGGGCATGGTTCCAGAGACTGAAGCCCTCATTAGTGGCTTGGACATCTCTCCAGACATCACAGTTGCTGGTTGTGTGGTGGACATAATTCCAGGACCTGGAGTTCTCTCTAACTCTGTGGCCACAGCTCCAGCAGAGGGTCTCCTAAGTGCTGTAGATATGGCCAAAGAGGCTGGTGCTCTGACTGGTGGTGGAGATATCCCTGCAGTGACTGGAGCTCGCACTGGGAGTGAACACATATCTCCACAAGCTGTGGTCATCATTTGAGGTATGGACTTTGCTCTAGAAGCTGGGGTTCTCATCAGTGGCGTGGATATCATTCCAGAATCTGTGGGTATCAGAATTGGTGTGGAATCTGATACAGGGACTGAAACCCTCAGAGGTGGCATGGACATCATACTTGAGGCTGTGCCTGTCATGTGTGGATCAGATGTTGTCTCATAAACCGGGGCTCTTGGCGATGAACCTGTCTCTCCAGAACCTGGAGGTCTCATTAGTAGCAGAGGCCTCTCTCCACAGGATGAGGCTTTTGAGAGCAATGGAGCCATGTCTGATGAATCTGGGGCTCTCGTTAGGGGTGTGGACATTGTTCCAGAGCCCTGGGATCTCATCTGCATCCCTCCCAAAGCAATGGGTCTCGTGAGTGGTGTGGATACGCCTCCAGAGTCTTGAATGTTTATTGGCTGACTAGGCATCTTCTCAGAGGCTGTGGCTCTCATTAGTGATGAGGATGATGCTCCAGGACCCGGGACTCTTGTTAGAGGCATGGCCATGCCTCCAGAGGTGGTGGTTGGTATCTGTGATGGAGACATTGCTCCGGAAGCTGCGGCTCTCATTAGTGGTATGGACACACCTCCCGAGGCTAGGTCTGTTGTGTGTGGCATGGACAGAACTCCAGAAGCTGTGTCTCTCATTAGTGATGCGGGCATTGCTCCAGAAGCTGCAGTTGTCATTTGTTGCATGAACATTCCAGAAGCCTTGGATGCCGTTAGTGGCTTGGACAGTGCTCCAGAGCCTGGAGCTCTCATCTGTGGCATGGATATCACTCCTGAGGCTGTGTCTCTCATTAGCAGTGTGGATGTTGATCCAGAGGCTGTGGCTCTCATTAGTGGGGTAGACACTGCTCCAGAGGCTGTGGCTCTCATTTGTGATGTAGATGTCAATCCTGAGGCTGTGGTTCTTATTTGTGATGTGGACATTGATCCAGTGACAGGAGCTCGAATTTTCTGTGTGGACACTGACCCAGAGGTTGCAACTGTTGGTTGTGACCCAGGCGTTATTTCAGAGGTTGTAGCTATACCTGGCTGGATGGACATCCCTCCAGAAGTCGAAGCCCTTATTCGCTGTGCAGAAACTGCTCCATTTGCTGTGGCCTTCATAAAGCCCATGGGCATTGTTCCAGGTGTTTTGGCCATTGTTAAATGTGTAGACATCACACTAGAGGCTGTGGTTGACATTTGTTCGGTGAACATTGCCCCAGGGCTTGTGGCAGCCATCACTGGCGTGGACATTGATCCAGAGACTGGAACTGTCTTTTGTGATGTGGCCATAATTCCAGAGGCAGGGACTCTCATTAGCTGTAAGGGCATTGTCCCCGTATCAGAAGCTCTCCCTGGTAGTGTGGACATCATTCCAGTGGCTGGGATTCTTCCTGGTGGAGCAGACATGATTTCAGGGTTGATATTTTGTGCTATGTCTGGGGACATCACTCCAGAACCAGATGCTGACATCAGTTGAGTGGGCATCACTGTGGAGGTGAGAGCAGTCATTAGCAGTGGGGACATCACCTCGGCCTCTGGGACCGACTTTGGTACTGTGGCTATATCTCCAGTATCTGGAACTGACAGCAGTGGTGCAGACATTGCTCCAGAGTCAGAAACTGGCATTGGCAGTGAAGACATGACTCCAGGGTCTGAGCCTGACATGAGTTCCATGGGAATTCCTTCGGGGTCTTGAGGGTTTGTTGGCTGAGTTGAGGTCTCTCCAGAAGCAAGGGCTGACATGATCAGAGAAGATAGCACTTCAGAGTCTGTACCTGACATTAGCAGTGATGATATCTCCCCAGAAGCTAGAGCAGTCATTAACACTTTTGACATTGCTTCTGTATCCTCATCTGTAATTTGCAATGGGGACATTGCTTCAGAGCCTGGAGCTGTCATTGGTGGTGTGGATGCCACTCCGGGGTTCATATCTGGAAGGAGGAGTGGGGATATCTCACCAGGATCTGATCCCAGCATTAACGATGCTTCAGAAGATGAAGTACTCATTATGGGCACAGATACCACTCCAGAGGATGGAACTGGCATCGCCAGTGGTGATACCTCTGCAGAATCTGATGCTGCCATTAGTGCTGTGGACATAGTCCCAAAGTCAGGAATTGTCATCATCCCTGGAGACATTAATCCGTAGTCTGAAGTAGACAACAATGGGGACAATGTTCCAGAATCTGAGGCTGGCATTAACAGTGGAGACAGTGTCCCGGAATCTGAGGCAGGCATTAGAAGTGGGGACAGTGTTCCAGAATCTGAGGCTGTCATTAGCAGGGGAGACAGTGTCCCAGAATCTGAAGCTGACATCAGCTGTGGGGACAATGTCCCAGAGTGTGGTGTTCCCATGACAGGTGTGGTGGGCAGAATGTCAAAGGCTGGGGACGTCATCAGCTGTGTAGATGTCCCTCCGGGATCTGAGGCTGAAGTGGAGACTATAGGCAACTGCAATGGAGATTGCAGGATTTGAACCTCTGCTCTGGTCTCTGCCACTGGTCTGGAGAAAGCTGCCCCCCTGTTTTGGGGGTCAGCATTTTCCTCCCTCATCATATTGTTGAAACGCAGTGAATGCAATGGTATTGATGTATCGGCCATGGCTACAGGACAAGGCAGATAGAGACTCTAGTGTGTTGGCATCAGAGCCCTGGGGAAGCCCCAGAAATCAAGAAAATctgtaaatgaaaaagaagtttaAAGGTCAAAAGCCAATTTCAGGAATAAATTCTAATAATTCATAGAGACCTACTTTTATGAGTTGACATGCATATGACTTTTAAGGTTATTCTATCAGTTCAAAGAAACTATATAGCAAATACCCCCAAATCTGGAGCAATGTTCCTTTCAAACTCTGTCCTTTTTAAACCAACCCATCCAGTTAGTTACACAGCACAGCCTCAATCTTTTTAAATGTCAACAGCAGGCTCCGGAGCCGAGGAAGTCCTGTCTCAAATGGGTCAGCAGCACCACCTTCTGGCCAACAACAAAAAGTTCAGGGTTTTTTGACAGTGCTTTTCAACTACAGAAGTCAAAAGTCTACCCAGGTACTGGTAGGCAAGAATCAGAGAGCCTTTGATAATTATTAGTTCCTAATACACATTGAATACCACTGATTATTTAACCCATATTGTACTATTATGATATCCCTGAATGTCTTTCTTAGGAAAAGTAGCACATTAATCTGATCAATGACTGAGAATAGCATTCCACAAAGTAAAATTTTGCTTAATACTGTCATTATTATCACTATTAATAACAGCCACCACTGCAATACTGGTTACTCGGTAGGTGCATGAATATCACTGAACTTTAACTGTACAGAATTTTAAACTGCCTGTGATATGCAAGACTTTGCAACCCTGATTACACTTGGGTCTTAAATTATTATTTCCATTGTGACAGCTTTCTAAGATTAGCAAACATTGTAGCTAAAATAAGGCCACAGTGATGGTAACACTGTATCTTTGCCTCTTCACCCTTTTCTTGAGGTTGCATGGTCTTTGGTATCACTAAGGATGCGTGTAATTGTTTGTCTGACATCCAAGACTGTAAATCAACAGCAGCTTAGTCTTTGTTAATGTGCAGAATCAAGTTGCCCTGTTTCCCTGAAAGGGAGCTGCTTACTCCCATAGCCTCACCTCCCTGTCCTGCTTCCATAAGCACCCACAGAAGGGATGCTTTGACACACAAGTTGTAGACCCATGCAGACAATCATATAAGATTAGCATATCCCCATAGCCTGATCATGCCCTAAAAGGCTGGATACTGGGGAACCATGTCAAAGAAATCATCAGTCTCATGGCTTTGTGCTTCCATCACAAGGGGAACACTGACAGCAAATATACCAACAGCAAGCAGGACTGGAGTGTGCACTGGCTGGTAGTTCTTCTAGGCACTTTACCTGCCTTACATCATTTCACTCACACCGTAACACTCCGAGATATCTAGCGGTCCTCCTTACGCTGGGAGAATGAAGACACACAGAAATTTGATCATTTGCGTGTGACTTAAAAGATTCTCTGGCCCATTCAATTCTATAGCCCCCTACTCCTCGCTAACGGGCTGTAATGATTCACTTCTTTTCATCCTCAAACCCATTGACTAGATAACCCCAAGGTAAGGTGCCAAAGAAATACTAGAGACCTGCTGACACTTCAGTTACCTTAATCTTAATTCATGCCATGGGAAAGATGAGCCAAGAGATCCTACAACTCCACCTTCCATTATCAAAGAATCCTTGTACGTACCCCAATTTTCCACTAGGCACAACTTAGAAAGATCTTACCTTACCAGTGACAGAGAAGACTGATTGTGCCCTTTGCACTGCAGCTCTTTTGGTCTGACCAATTGACTTATACCCCGTGCCAGTTCATTGCAGCAAGGCCCAATGCCCGCAGCTGTTCTCGGCAATCTCCCTTAGCTATCCCCTGCCACACCCCCCTCTTGCCCGCCAGCCAGCCTGCCGGCCCGCCCACCCGCCCCACTGCTCTTGACTTGCTAGTGCATGCTCTGGCTCTCTGGTCCCAGATTCCTGCCTCTATATAGGCTCTGACATTTGCCGCTGGCCGCCTTTCACTTGTCAGCCCTCCAGCCGCTCCGCTTTAGCTCTTGACCTTTGCCCCTTGCCTCCAGAAATCCCACCAGCCTCTACCTCACATCATTCTGGCCATCTCTGACTACCCCAAAGAGATCGTCACAATGAAAGAAATGAACTGGAAAGTGTCCTCGATCAGGAAATGAAACCTGCAGGTCTCTGCAACTAGGCGAGCACAGCTACTCAGGGTCCTAGATAATGCAGCTGCCCAGACTAAGAAGTGCTGGCTCAGTGTTAGAGGGAAGGACTAGGGCTGAGGACCCAGAGAAGTAGCATCAGTGAAACTCAAGGAGGTTCAACGGTAGAAAAGGCAGGGAGACTGAGTGGTATGGACTGGGAACTGAAGACCTTAACAATGACCCATAGTCACGAGAATTTTTCAAAACTAATATGCCCTAGTGACAGAGACAGGGTGCAATCTAGTGGCCACTGTCCGTGCTGCAAATCTAGGATTCAACAGGAAATTCCATAGGTTTCAAAGACCTGGCAAGAATATCATACTTAAGTATGCCCAGTGAGGACTCATCTCAGATAAACAAGGATGGAGCCTGCTTTCTAGAAGGAGGCACAAGGTCAGAGAAGAGGCACAGAAAAGTAACAAGAttccctccccactctcttttactttttcaatacTGGGGATGCAACCTAGGATCTTATACATGCCACCCAAGCTGTCTACTCCTGGGACACACCCCCAGATCCACTCTAGGATTTCAGATTAATGCTACTGAAGCATCCTTTAGTCTGGGGGCAGAATTGGCCATTACACTTCAGACAGTCAAAGCCATCAGGTGAAGTTCAAGGAACTCAGGTTTATGGACTCAAAATTGGATGTCAGAGCCATTTACAATTATCACCCAACAGCAACTCATAATAAGCAGCAGACCATAATGAGCCTTTGGGCTATGTACTAGATACATATTACATTATCttgcattatattatattatcttCCCGGCAACATGTGGAAGGTAGTTACTGCTGTCATTTTATTTGACAAGTAGAGAAACgggcttggaaaaaaaaatctatgaccAAGCTCGCAGAACTAGTCCCAATAAGAAAAGTTGAGTTTGAACCCTGATCAATTTGCCTCAGAAATCATTTTCTGTTTACAGTCTATGGCTAGAAACACTCCAAATGCTCTCCTTGCTGACAGATGCCCACCCCACCAAGGAAGGAAATTCTCTTACCCCAAGTGGTTAAACTATAGTAGCAGCAGCAGTGATGTTAGTGGCAGGCATAGTAAGGCCTGGCCTTGAATACTCTTCTCATAGGTCAACAATTGTGCCAAGGGCTTTGTGAGGGTTATCCCATTTGTTCTGTACAACTAGCCCTTGAGCTAGACCTTGGTAATTCCCAGTTTACTGATGGGAAAGTTGAGCTTCAACAGGTGTTGTGGTTTAAGTGTAAAGTGGTCCCCGACATGTTTGTGCATTTGAATACCTGGTCGCTGGCTGGTGGAACGGTCTTGGAAGATTATGGAACATTTGGGACATAAGACACTGGTGCTGGGCTCTGGGAAGGCACTCTGCCCTCTTTCCAGTTTTGCCCTCTGCTTTCTGATGCATTCCGATGGGAGGTACCAccacctctgcatgctgtgagCTGGTGATGCCCAGCCACCACAACTCCCACATGCTGACACTCAGACCCTGGAAACTGTGAGCCCTCTGAAGTTGCTTTTATCAGGAATTTTGTCAGTGACAAGAGAAGTAACTAGCACAGTAGGTGACCatgacaaaacaaagaacaaagaaacgcACAGCTCTGCCGGACTTGAGTTCACTGCTCAAAATGAAACTTTCCGATCGGTTTCCCCCAAATGAAAAATCAGTCATAGAAAACCCATTTGTCAGGTCagaaagaaggctcagcaggttaaGAAAAAGCACTTGTGATACAAGGCTGATGGCCAGAACccgaggtggagggagagaatcaaCCTCCAAAATTATCCTCAGATATGTGCTCCCTGGAAACATACATGCCTGcactcacaccacacaacacacatgcacatgtatgcccacacgtatgtctgcaaacacatacactcacaaataataatgataataataataaatgaaatgtaaAGAAAACCCATTATTTTAATAATAGCTTCACAACAACCACTGTTAATATTATTACTGTACCTAGTGATTAAAGCTAACAATTACTGTGTCAGGGACTGTAGTAAAGGCTTTGTTTACTTATGTGATCTCATCTAAGGAAGCATCCCTATGAGGTGGGTGTTATCCTCACCTTCATCATCCAGGTGAGAacccaaaaacacagagacattaACTAACTTTCCCAATGTCACCCAGTTACAGAGCTCAGTTATATATAAGAACAAAAAGTTGGAAATAACCTGAATACCTGATGCTAGAGAGCACAATTGCTTAAGGGTTAAATGAGCCTTGGTACGATTTAGCAGACCCTAATATATCTATTAAGAATCAGAATTTAATGTGGACTTAATTAAAgatccatttaaaataaaataaatgcatgcgTTTTTACTCTGTGTGATGTTGTACACATGTGTAATCCCCAAACTCAGAAGTCTGAGTCAGGAGAATTGAAAATTGGAGGCCACCTCTGAAAGTgaggctgtctcaaaagaagaaaattacaaTTGTTTTAAATgtgcatattttaataaaatttggtGAAATGATAATATAACTGCATTTCTCCAGAAAGTTAAAGTCTAGAAGAGCATTTTGAAATATTAACAGTAACCACACTTGAATGGCAGAAttacataatatatttattttcattttccttatcaatattttctcatttgccTAAGATTGTCCCATTATAGTtatttgcaaagaaaataaacaaaagttagtTTCCCTTTGTAAACATGTCTGACtccctgtgtgtctatgtctagCCCTTTCCAGTCCTCTGCATGCACTTCTGAGGGATGCCCAAAATTCTCCCACAAGCAACCttcccccccgcaaaaaaaaaaacttaacagttGCACCAGTTGGGCCTTTCCTTCTGAAGTGACCTCTAAAATTGTATCTTGGGTGGCTCACTATTATTGCTTTTCTtggtttatatataaaaattattctttctaacttttatttgtgtttaatacGCAAGTAATCTAGGAATTTGAAATCTCAGTCCAGATAAAGTCCTGAGACTACTCCACCCTGCTTCCCCACAAGTCCCACTGCTCGGGCTGCTCAGAGTTGGGTGTGTCTCCTTGCAAACTTTCTCTACTTGCAATGGCATTTAAAGTTTATATCATGCAATTGCTTGCAAAAACCCAGTGTGTGCAAAAAGCTACAGCTAGAAAACTGTGCTAGCCACTCCAAGGTTTCATGGTCTGGTCCACTGCGATAGTTTTCATCAGCTTGCTTCTAAGAAGGCTACTGAGAGAGGGCTTTTGCATGCTCAGCCTATTTGGGCACAGAGTTCTGTCTTATTAAAGTAAAAAGTCTCTAAGAATACAGAAAAGGAAGGTCTCCTAAGGCAGGAAAAGTCCACAAATTGCTGCTTAGCATCTCTCAGATCCCTCACGTATCCCACCCAGTCTGTGCTGATCAATACAGCTAGGAGGTGTCGAGCTCCTGCCGCCTTGCAAGAGGTAATTGAGTTTGGGGGATTGCAAGGCTAGCTGCTTGgggaaataagaataaacaagAGACTGTTCAATATGTCAACAAATAGCTTTCTAGCTGTTGAAAATAAGGCTGCCTCTAGATTCCCAACAATATTTCCCCCAGCCCTAGAGAACACACACCCAGTTACCTGAAAACAGAGAAGCTTAAAGATCAAGCTCTAGTTCGGGGTCCCCTACCTTCCCCCATCATTcaggagagaaacacacacacacacacacacacacacactattttgcTCTCCATCAGATTTAACGCTTAAAATGCCCACCCAGTTCTTTGTAAATCAAGTGAGGAATGGTTAGCATTTACTAAGTTCTTGCTATGCCAAGCACTGTGCTAAGCATTTTACATAcactatattattttattgtacaaAATACCAATAAAGTGGAGGAGCTGCCCCCATTTTATAAAGCAGCTAAAGAGCTGAAGTAGAGAGAAATTAAAATGCAGTAACTTACCTTGGCTCTTACAGCTGAGAGGGAGTGAAGCTGGGCTTGTCACTCGGGTCTGTCTgactcagccagtgctcttagctcaCGGGAGAGTCACACACGCTGTCTTTGAGTCTCTGAAGGGCTGTCATATGGAAGAGAGGGTAGGTGTGTTCTGGGTAGCTCCAAAGAAAAGGATTTGACTGTTACTTGGGAATTATGCTTTCATTGGATGTGCTGCAAATTCCCCCAAAcaacatgtatatgcatgtccAACTCTATAGGGAAAAGAACATTAGGAGAAGAGCAAACGGAACAGCCTTACATTAGGTGCCGTCCTGAAGGGTCTGTGGAATCAGCGAGAACAAGAGGACTGCAAATGGGCAGTATCCCAATTTTCTTAAATAAGGAAACTACATAGCAGTGTACTGTAAACTCCAGAGCTCTGTGCTTGATGTCAATCCTTAGAGATCCTGCAGCAGACTATGAGGCAGGTAATTTATAAGCAGTTACGATGTGAGTGGCATCAGGAGGTACCTAGTGGTACTCACAGGACTCTGCAAATGAGACCAGTCTCCCAGACTATTTCTAGCCATTGCAAAGCCCCCAAAGTGGGGGGGGGCTGACGTTGGGTTACCAGAGTTTTCCTTTTCCAAAGAAAGgcattaagaaacaaaacaaccccaaATTATGATTTCCTAAAGAGAAAGGGCTTTCTTTAAGACAccacaagaaaaggaaataatctCAGAATAAAAGACAGTCCTTTCAACACAATACATTTGTCTCCCTTTTACAAATCATTTACTACATAGTCCTCAGGCTTTCTCCTTGCAgagggggggtgggggacaggacacACTGCTGCAATATTTCTGGAGGATGGGAACTTGTCCAAGGACCTGCTTTCAGGAGTCACTCAGAGTTAAGATACCAACACATATAAGATCCGATACCTGTAAGATACCAAGTCTTTCTGgccaggagagaggagaaaagtttGACCTTAGCCTAAGTAAGTACATAAGCATAGATAAAGTGTCCACAGGAACAAGTCACAAAAAGAAAAGTTGCCAAGTAAGAAGGAAAACCCTGCTGGGGCGGGACTTGGCCGAGACATTTGACCTGTACTACCCCTTGGACCATACAACTCCCTTGTAGGAATACGTGCTGATGCCATTAAGCGTTTCTATCACAAATTAGTTTCTGACCTGATGATCTCCAAACAACCTTCAAACTATTACTTGTCTTCTCGGGGCCGACTTTCTAAAAGTAGAACATAAAACATGCGAAATACCAGTTTCCAGAGCCCGGGGCTAGGTCTAGAAGGGATTTTCTTGCCGGGGTCCTCTCCGCTTCCACATTTTTACATATGCTGTAAATAAAGGCACTGATGGGATTCTTACATAACTTTTCTAGAGCTGAGAAGCCTAGCAGAAAGGTTTACATTTGAAGTCC includes:
- the Rtl9 gene encoding retrotransposon Gag-like protein 9, whose product is MADTSIPLHSLRFNNMMREENADPQNRGAAFSRPVAETRAEVQILQSPLQLPIVSTSASDPGGTSTQLMTSPAFDILPTTPVMGTPHSGTLSPQLMSASDSGTLSPLLMTASDSGTLSPLLMPASDSGTLSPLLMPASDSGTLSPLLSTSDYGLMSPGMMTIPDFGTMSTALMAASDSAEVSPLAMPVPSSGVVSVPIMSTSSSEASLMLGSDPGEISPLLLPDMNPGVASTPPMTAPGSEAMSPLQITDEDTEAMSKVLMTALASGEISSLLMSGTDSEVLSSLIMSALASGETSTQPTNPQDPEGIPMELMSGSDPGVMSSLPMPVSDSGAMSAPLLSVPDTGDIATVPKSVPEAEVMSPLLMTALTSTVMPTQLMSASGSGVMSPDIAQNINPEIMSAPPGRIPATGMMSTLPGRASDTGTMPLQLMRVPASGIMATSQKTVPVSGSMSTPVMAATSPGAMFTEQMSTTASSVMSTHLTMAKTPGTMPMGFMKATANGAVSAQRIRASTSGGMSIQPGIATTSEITPGSQPTVATSGSVSTQKIRAPVTGSMSTSQIRTTASGLTSTSQMRATASGAVSTPLMRATASGSTSTLLMRDTASGVISMPQMRAPGSGALSKPLTASKASGMFMQQMTTAASGAMPASLMRDTASGVLSMPHTTDLASGGVSIPLMRAAASGAMSPSQIPTTTSGGMAMPLTRVPGPGASSSSLMRATASEKMPSQPINIQDSGGVSTPLTRPIALGGMQMRSQGSGTMSTPLTRAPDSSDMAPLLSKASSCGERPLLLMRPPGSGETGSSPRAPVYETTSDPHMTGTASSMMSMPPLRVSVPVSDSTPILIPTDSGMISTPLMRTPASRAKSIPQMMTTACGDMCSLPVRAPVTAGISPPPVRAPASLAISTALRRPSAGAVATELERTPGPGIMSTTQPATVMSGEMSKPLMRASVSGTMPMPLMSPMTSGEMSMPLMKTMPSGTMSTLQTKVVSSRATSLPQPTNSASGGMANPPLRAPGSGAVSTPLMRTSASGMMSTPLLRATASGGIAMPQMTAPTSGDMSTPLMRTPAPGTISTPQTAFGMTPTLSNKAPDLGEASTSHFFPGAKSTPHMTGTNPEMKKPPPKEVPSFGMLTPALCYLLEEQEAARAASSMEEDTEEIDEEKQMKGFLDDSEKMAFLVSLHLGAAERWSILQMEVGNPLSSENKSFLRRSQGLYDSLSEIDIVSAVLCHPKQGQKSVRQYATDFLLLARHLSWSDAILRTRFLEGLSEAIATKMGRIFLKVAGSLKELIDRSLYTECQLAEEKESSGNSSQAGPTACKRNNEEAMDNELGSQQQTEEHQHVSKRCYYLKEHVDPKESLHDHLRQSAQKPPTNK